Proteins from a single region of Amblyomma americanum isolate KBUSLIRL-KWMA chromosome 10, ASM5285725v1, whole genome shotgun sequence:
- the LOC144107675 gene encoding uncharacterized protein LOC144107675: protein MEYLYHVVGFANIIGELLVVFQLYGLERVVIDCGLMLEKTPGRILQVLWSSVTPMLLTICLLVGLLFRPSPTFRDYEFSMPARIIAEAVAFVGLTLVPSYAYTVLAANAFKLEVVKAHATRWRPADPQFAREYKNRLVARGLIVRQHHHEAVKSTDGVTVGPTGTFVVHTDRPTGSEQRTGEQPAAPAPK from the exons ATGGAGTACCTGTATCACGTCGTGGGCTTCGCCAACATCATTGGAGAGCTGCTGGTCGTGTTTCAGCTTTACG GTCTGGAGCGCGTGGTGATTGACTGCGGCCTCATGCTGGAAAAGACGCCCGGCCGGATACTGCAGGTGCTGTGGTCGTCCGTCACCCCGATGCTGCTGACG ATCTGTCTGCTGGTGGGCCTGCTATTCCGGCCGAGTCCCACGTTCCGCGACTACGAGTTTTCAATGCCGGCCAGGATCATCGCAGAAGCTGTGGCGTTCGTGGGATTGACATTGGTGCCCTCCTATGCGTACACCGTTCTCGCAGCCAACGCTTTC AAACTGGAGGTGGTGAAGGCACATGCAACGAGGTGGCGTCCGGCTGACCCACAGTTCGCGCGCGAGTACAAGAACCGGCTCGTGGCGCGGGGTTTGATCGTTCGCCAACATCACCACGAAGCGGTCAAGTCCACCGACGGAGTGACAGTCGGGCCCACGGGCACCTTCGTTGTGCACACCGACAGACCCACCGGCTCGGAACAGCGCACTGGGGAGCAACCCGCTGCTCCGGCCCCCAAATGA